One stretch of Zingiber officinale cultivar Zhangliang chromosome 6B, Zo_v1.1, whole genome shotgun sequence DNA includes these proteins:
- the LOC121992788 gene encoding protein IQ-domain 26-like has protein sequence MGRATRWLRGLFGGKKPATDVALRTKEKRSWGCGMPLREKEQRRWRGEQAAAAVAVEERKGSYQEAFASSAAGEDDREKQSQRAIAVAAATAAVAEAAVAAAQAAAAVVRLTSTGRAPVVSSSAAARKREIIAAVKIQASFRGYLARRALKALRGLVKLQALVRGNIVRKQAAETLRCMQALVRVQAKARACRVVRSERCRFEKAPSCHVRTSSRRATSYSTIGDRVNNSGGSNWLDDEKNAKILEVDQGKPQFHCKRRHARNHSSCSTLTSDPNSHSFLTLPESPSDESTAAQHIVEMQQSLGQLRSPFESGGYGESPYFYLTSSRPGSSSRGTFTPSKSEFTGSFFGGYSGYPNYMANTESSRAKVRSHSAPKQRPDRRSPEGLLAHRSSSFLHAKLSNKAYPGSGRLDRSGMPTVS, from the exons ATGGGGAGGGCCACGCGGTGGCTCCGCGGTCTCTTCGGAGGGAAGAAGCCTGCTACTGACGTGGCTTTGCGGACAAAGGAGAAGCGGAGCTGGGGCTGCGGGATGCCGCTCCGGGAGAAGGAGCAGCGGCGGTGGAGGGGAGAGCAGGCAGCAGCCGCGGTGGCCGTGGAGGAACGGAAGGGGTCGTACCAGGAGGCTTTCGCCTCGTCGGCGGCCGGGGAGGACGACCGGGAGAAGCAGAGCCAGCGCGCGATTGCCGTCGCGGCGGCCACCGCCGCGGTGGCGGAGGCTGCCGTGGCTGCTGCGCAGGCTGCGGCGGCCGTCGTCCGTCTGACCAGCACCGGAAGGGCCCCCGTAGTGTCTTCCTCTGCCGCAGCCCGTAAGAGGGAGATAATCGCGGCGGTCAAGATCCAGGCCTCTTTCCGTGGTTACTTG GCAAGGAGGGCGTTGAAAGCACTGAGAGGGCTCGTGAAGCTACAGGCGTTGGTCAGAGGCAATATCGTCAGGAAGCAAGCGGCAGAGACCCTGCGGTGCATGCAGGCCCTGGTGAGGGTCCAAGCCAAGGCCCGGGCGTGCCGCGTCGTCAGATCGGAGCGCTGCAGGTTCGAGAAGGCCCCCAGCTGCCATGTC AGGACTTCATCGAGGCGAGCTACTTCCTATTCGACCATCGGGGATCGAGTAAACAACTCTGGTGGATCGAACTGGTTGGACGACGAGAAGAATGCCAAGATCTTGGAAGTGGACCAAGGGAAGCCGCAATTCCACTGCAAGAGGCGCCATGCCCGCAACCATTCCTCGTGCTCCACCCTGACCTCGGACCCCAACAGCCACAGCTTCCTTACGTTGCCGGAGTCGCCCTCCGACGAATCCACGGCAGCCCAACATATCGTCGAAATGCAGCAATCTCTGGGCCAGCTGAGATCCCCCTTCGAGTCGGGTGGCTATGGCGAGAGTCCTTACTTCTACCTTACCTCGTCGAGGCCCGGGAGCTCGAGCAGAGGCACCTTCACTCCGTCCAAAAGTGAGTTCACCGGAAGCTTTTTCGGTGGTTACTCGGGATACCCAAACTACATGGCGAACACCGAGTCGTCAAGGGCTAAGGTGCGATCGCACAGCGCGCCGAAGCAGAGGCCAGACCGCCGGAGTCCGGAGGGGCTGCTGGCGCACAGGTCGTCGTCGTTTCTGCATGCCAAGTTATCAAACAAGGCTTACCCTGGTTCAGGTAGGTTGGATAGATCAGGAATGCCAACTGTGAGTTGA